A single Sphingobium sp. JS3065 DNA region contains:
- a CDS encoding replication initiator protein A → MVSKKVGRDDSQVDLFLPQLTALPLRDQRETMERPFFSLSKRKRLKPIDYVSPDGKVTVHVSANSEYGLATIYDLDVLIYCASVLIEHKRRGVNDIPQTLHVVPYDMLSTLKRDVGGRAYELLGNALDRLQSTTVKTNIRSGDAVETTFSWIDSHSQLKDRNGQVRGMRITLAKWFYDGVLMEGGVLAIDPAYFSLTGGRERWLYRVARKHAGGAGPDGFSISMPTLYEKSGAEGDYRRFKFEMTKIARENSLPGYSLELLQRDGGEPFLRMAKRALDEVPSPSPSSGFAPAVDASKPGTAAAEEEPVSFPLQGSIAFGAFGAIARANLPSPQRDHEAVANDFRNFLRSRDIAFDASNITQIFATFCTKQRSAI, encoded by the coding sequence ATGGTTTCCAAGAAGGTCGGTCGAGACGACAGTCAGGTAGACCTGTTCCTCCCGCAGCTCACCGCCCTGCCCTTGCGCGATCAGCGCGAGACGATGGAGCGTCCCTTTTTCTCGCTTTCAAAACGCAAGCGCCTCAAGCCGATCGATTATGTAAGTCCCGACGGAAAGGTGACGGTTCACGTCAGCGCCAACTCGGAATATGGCCTTGCGACCATCTATGATCTGGACGTCCTGATTTATTGCGCCTCGGTCCTGATCGAACACAAGAGGCGGGGTGTGAACGACATCCCCCAAACCCTTCACGTCGTCCCCTATGACATGCTTTCAACGCTCAAGCGTGATGTGGGCGGCAGGGCCTATGAATTGCTCGGCAATGCACTGGACCGCCTGCAGTCGACGACCGTCAAAACCAACATCCGCTCGGGCGATGCGGTGGAAACCACCTTTTCCTGGATCGACAGCCACAGCCAGCTCAAGGACCGCAATGGGCAAGTGCGCGGGATGCGGATTACGCTGGCCAAATGGTTCTATGATGGCGTTCTCATGGAAGGCGGCGTACTTGCCATCGATCCGGCCTATTTCTCGCTGACGGGTGGGCGAGAGCGCTGGCTTTATCGCGTAGCGCGCAAACATGCGGGCGGAGCCGGCCCTGACGGATTCTCGATTTCCATGCCGACATTGTACGAGAAATCGGGCGCGGAGGGGGATTATCGTCGCTTCAAATTCGAGATGACGAAAATCGCACGAGAGAACAGTCTTCCTGGATATTCGCTGGAACTTCTTCAGCGCGATGGCGGCGAGCCGTTCCTTCGGATGGCCAAACGTGCTCTGGATGAAGTCCCCTCCCCCTCCCCTTCAAGCGGCTTCGCGCCCGCCGTTGACGCCTCGAAGCCCGGGACCGCCGCTGCCGAGGAAGAGCCCGTGAGTTTCCCCTTGCAGGGATCGATCGCCTTTGGTGCTTTTGGAGCGATTGCCCGGGCTAATCTTCCCTCGCCGCAGCGCGATCACGAGGCTGTTGCAAATGATTTCAGGAACTTCCTGAGATCGCGCGACATCGCTTTCGACGCCAGTAACATCACCCAGATTTTCGCGACCTTCTGCACCAAACAACGTTCCGCGATCTGA
- a CDS encoding ShlB/FhaC/HecB family hemolysin secretion/activation protein: protein MILAIVLLLPTIARAQGAQAGVNDLGSAPVIDRDRTDRVAPRLEQGPATPAASAPSPQVAPASPSAASVQLARVRYEGSSLRQSVLDEAVAPFIGHPLTNATLQGVANAVTAAYGRSDIAFYAVSIPAQAPVGGEIKVRVVEGRIKNYTLSGISPSAPVKLIGAHMQRLMREDPLRKSTLERTLSLLRDIPGQTVNVAVRQMPTAGDLILDVIVKRKQLDIGLTIDNSGVSNVVEGVQAQLSVAAHGLVREGDSTRVSAYLPFYPDRYTYYSLSHSTPLGSNGLTLSANFAQVNTKSRGTHIKGEATLAGVSLTYPIIRSYKKNLSASLSLDGINSTNYYLDTEFGDYRSRAVRAGLSWSDVGPKNGYAASAVVSQGINAIGAKAFTGFSEIKFSKVNIQAIAVKTLLNNLTAKVTVKGQYSKDKLPVTERFSLGGRGAGMAYRIGTITSDQALASNLELSWSLPAKSPVLKATSLFAYVDGAVAHAVARPYYGIAAQDYSLASAGGGVRVGVGKGWRASAEIALPVKRPNDAYSRKARFFFGLGRAF from the coding sequence ATGATCCTTGCGATCGTCTTGCTGTTGCCCACCATCGCCCGCGCCCAGGGTGCACAGGCCGGCGTCAATGATTTGGGCAGCGCGCCCGTTATCGACCGCGACCGAACCGACCGGGTCGCGCCGCGTCTGGAGCAGGGGCCCGCCACTCCCGCGGCATCCGCGCCATCGCCTCAAGTGGCGCCTGCGTCGCCTTCTGCTGCCAGCGTCCAGCTCGCCCGTGTGCGTTATGAAGGCTCCTCGCTCCGCCAGTCCGTCCTGGATGAAGCAGTCGCGCCGTTTATCGGTCACCCCCTGACTAACGCCACCTTGCAGGGGGTCGCCAACGCAGTGACCGCCGCCTACGGTCGAAGCGATATTGCTTTTTATGCTGTCTCGATCCCCGCCCAGGCGCCCGTGGGCGGCGAGATCAAAGTCAGGGTCGTTGAAGGGCGAATAAAAAATTATACGTTGAGCGGCATCTCGCCTAGCGCCCCGGTGAAGTTGATCGGGGCCCATATGCAGCGTCTGATGCGCGAGGATCCACTGCGTAAATCCACGCTGGAACGCACTTTGTCACTGCTGCGCGATATCCCGGGGCAGACGGTCAATGTAGCTGTTCGCCAGATGCCAACGGCCGGTGATCTGATCCTCGATGTGATCGTCAAGCGTAAGCAACTCGATATTGGACTTACGATAGACAATAGCGGGGTAAGCAATGTCGTGGAGGGCGTCCAGGCGCAACTTTCGGTAGCGGCGCATGGACTTGTTCGCGAAGGCGATAGTACAAGGGTTTCCGCTTATCTTCCCTTCTATCCGGATCGATATACATATTATTCGCTGAGCCACAGCACGCCATTGGGAAGCAATGGTCTGACTTTGTCCGCGAACTTCGCGCAGGTTAATACCAAGTCTCGGGGAACGCACATAAAAGGTGAGGCGACGCTCGCGGGGGTTTCCCTTACATATCCGATCATCCGATCGTACAAGAAAAATCTGTCCGCAAGCCTGTCGCTCGATGGAATCAACAGCACCAATTATTATCTCGATACCGAGTTTGGTGATTATCGGTCCCGAGCGGTCCGAGCGGGGCTGTCATGGTCCGATGTGGGGCCCAAGAATGGCTATGCTGCATCTGCCGTGGTGAGCCAGGGGATCAACGCCATTGGCGCCAAAGCCTTTACCGGATTTTCGGAGATTAAATTTTCCAAGGTGAATATACAGGCAATAGCGGTTAAAACGCTATTGAATAACTTGACAGCAAAAGTGACTGTTAAAGGGCAATATTCCAAGGATAAGCTTCCGGTAACCGAGAGATTTTCCTTGGGGGGAAGGGGTGCCGGCATGGCTTATCGGATCGGTACCATAACATCCGATCAGGCACTTGCATCCAACCTGGAATTGAGCTGGTCGCTTCCGGCGAAGTCTCCGGTTTTGAAGGCGACATCCTTGTTCGCTTATGTGGATGGTGCAGTAGCCCACGCTGTTGCGCGACCATATTATGGGATTGCTGCGCAGGATTATTCACTTGCATCGGCCGGCGGCGGCGTGCGCGTGGGCGTAGGGAAGGGCTGGCGCGCGAGCGCCGAAATTGCACTCCCGGTCAAGCGCCCTAACGACGCCTATAGCAGGAAGGCGCGCTTCTTCTTCGGGCTTGGTCGAGCGTTTTAG
- a CDS encoding 2OG-Fe(II) oxygenase has translation MKNVWEVWPAILSPAACDAVIEKAEQYPVQSATVGFDEAQRDDHAYRSSTIRWLDPDIEAELVKTLMRYVHASNRTNFGVDIVAPFDLQYTEYHGTAHGKYDWHHDVWLESPRPYARKLSFVVQLSEPEDYEGGAFEFFGLQQPGATFAPRGSMLIFPSFLQHRVLPVTKGIRRSLVSWVEGPRWR, from the coding sequence ATGAAGAATGTCTGGGAAGTGTGGCCGGCGATATTGTCACCTGCGGCCTGTGACGCTGTTATCGAGAAGGCGGAGCAATATCCTGTGCAGTCCGCGACCGTTGGCTTTGACGAAGCGCAACGTGATGACCATGCTTACCGCAGCTCTACGATCCGCTGGCTGGATCCCGACATTGAGGCCGAACTCGTCAAGACATTGATGCGCTATGTTCATGCGTCGAACAGGACCAATTTCGGCGTGGACATCGTGGCGCCGTTCGACCTGCAATACACGGAATATCACGGCACGGCGCACGGCAAATATGATTGGCATCATGACGTCTGGCTGGAATCCCCTCGGCCCTATGCACGTAAGCTGTCCTTCGTCGTCCAGCTCTCCGAACCGGAGGATTATGAGGGTGGGGCTTTTGAGTTTTTCGGCCTTCAGCAGCCCGGCGCTACCTTCGCTCCGCGCGGCAGCATGTTGATCTTTCCATCATTCCTGCAGCATCGTGTTCTCCCGGTGACGAAGGGTATTCGGCGTAGCCTTGTAAGCTGGGTCGAGGGGCCGCGATGGAGATGA
- a CDS encoding prepilin peptidase, producing MCLFILLGAAVYFDVCFRRIPNGLSLLAAIAAVPYWIGVSGDAMPASIGQQFLVLLVATGPLLLLFAVGAVGGGDIKLLGALLLWIRAGDVVGMIAVIILAGGAVAAGAVAHALWRRRQWREATVPFGVAIAAGAMPVLADDLVFTLKAAGVLG from the coding sequence TTGTGCCTGTTCATTCTGCTGGGCGCCGCAGTCTATTTCGACGTCTGTTTCCGGCGGATACCCAATGGTTTGTCCCTGCTGGCCGCCATTGCCGCGGTGCCCTATTGGATTGGGGTGTCGGGGGACGCTATGCCAGCCTCGATCGGACAACAATTTCTCGTTCTGCTGGTCGCCACAGGGCCGTTGCTGCTGCTCTTTGCTGTGGGCGCCGTGGGGGGCGGAGACATCAAACTGCTCGGCGCGCTGCTATTGTGGATCCGTGCCGGAGACGTTGTTGGAATGATCGCAGTCATCATTCTTGCAGGAGGGGCGGTTGCCGCAGGGGCAGTGGCGCATGCGCTGTGGAGGCGAAGGCAATGGCGCGAAGCGACGGTGCCCTTCGGCGTTGCGATTGCCGCGGGCGCCATGCCGGTTCTGGCCGATGACCTCGTCTTCACGTTAAAGGCCGCGGGGGTTCTGGGCTGA
- a CDS encoding EAL domain-containing protein has product MKAVEKESRHYLLTVRLNNYSALCAAYGDELANNALKHVRRSLERHLGKVLIAAVESEALTVLAENRLLESYSPDELVEILCSITSAEPFRCADVDVLLDICAAYRPVDASTTPEDFERLLAEATAELEFAHPRSIATWRSMSAKEEARYRADMARSVALLKAIRRRTAFLVWRPIADPNDRGRILYYDGRLRQANGSGQQVECDTAVTAFERLGLSHIIDLQLVSDVLDELQADPLARLSIPVSAKSLSASLFGREAGWNEIFTRLHRDAALGPRLILEVADTSDLPSDIELEPFLDRIRALGVRLAVGRFGGLASSIEQLIGIAPDIIKIDSGFLHTAHQSDRSRARVGPLLDLARTVARIVVLDGVASSWHLLLALDEAAEWVAGSYVGGTSIGRDWVKADYGDAVAGLSSFNHAFGDYGSGPRNGHHTTH; this is encoded by the coding sequence ATGAAAGCGGTCGAAAAGGAGAGCAGGCATTATCTCCTCACGGTTCGTCTGAATAATTATTCAGCACTCTGTGCAGCCTATGGCGACGAGTTGGCCAACAACGCTCTCAAGCATGTTCGAAGAAGTCTTGAGCGCCATCTCGGCAAGGTTCTGATCGCAGCGGTTGAGAGTGAGGCGCTGACAGTTCTGGCGGAAAACAGGCTCCTTGAGAGCTATTCCCCCGACGAATTGGTTGAAATACTCTGTTCCATCACAAGCGCCGAGCCCTTTCGCTGCGCCGATGTGGACGTCCTGCTTGACATATGCGCGGCCTACAGACCTGTCGATGCCTCGACGACCCCTGAGGACTTCGAGCGCCTCCTGGCCGAGGCTACTGCCGAACTGGAATTTGCCCATCCGCGTTCCATTGCTACCTGGCGTAGTATGTCGGCCAAGGAAGAGGCGCGTTACCGTGCGGACATGGCTCGCTCTGTCGCTTTGCTGAAAGCCATCAGGCGCCGGACAGCATTTTTAGTATGGCGGCCGATCGCCGATCCCAACGACCGTGGCCGCATTCTCTATTATGACGGCAGATTGCGGCAGGCCAACGGAAGCGGTCAGCAGGTGGAATGCGACACTGCGGTCACAGCATTTGAACGTCTTGGCCTCTCTCATATCATCGATCTCCAGCTTGTTTCCGACGTGCTGGACGAGCTACAGGCCGACCCTCTGGCGCGGTTGTCTATTCCGGTGTCCGCGAAGAGTCTGAGCGCCAGTCTCTTTGGCCGGGAAGCGGGATGGAATGAAATCTTCACGCGGTTGCATCGCGATGCAGCGCTCGGTCCACGACTGATCCTGGAGGTCGCCGACACGAGTGACTTGCCTTCCGATATCGAGCTGGAGCCTTTTCTCGATCGGATTCGAGCCTTGGGCGTTCGCCTGGCCGTCGGCCGTTTCGGCGGTCTTGCATCGTCGATCGAGCAGCTTATCGGCATTGCGCCGGACATCATCAAGATCGACAGCGGCTTCCTCCATACCGCCCATCAGTCTGACAGAAGCCGTGCGCGTGTTGGCCCGTTGCTTGACCTCGCTCGGACTGTGGCGCGCATTGTCGTGCTTGATGGCGTTGCCTCGTCCTGGCACCTGTTGTTGGCGCTCGATGAAGCTGCTGAATGGGTGGCCGGATCCTATGTCGGCGGAACCAGTATTGGCCGCGACTGGGTCAAGGCCGATTATGGGGATGCAGTCGCAGGCCTGAGCAGCTTCAATCATGCCTTCGGCGATTATGGCAGCGGGCCGCGAAACGGGCATCACACGACACACTAG